From Nicotiana tabacum cultivar K326 chromosome 22, ASM71507v2, whole genome shotgun sequence, one genomic window encodes:
- the LOC107828034 gene encoding uncharacterized protein LOC107828034 has translation MRNMIELVGSHTASIQKLEMQMRDLSREQNPKQKGTLRSDTIANPKGSGSGPPSHVMAINTRSGKVLQGGSEQVVEVEESEHEVEVEEPRVVKVEKVSEEWKLQQENRDEVKEKVKETPKNLPPIPRPPPPFPQRLARKVDDSKLEKFYDILKKLSVNIPFVEAFQEMPDFAKYLKDLITKKRTTKNELVNVTHRVSSIIATSTVQKKEDSGAFTIPCTIGAHDFASALCDNGSSINLMPLAIYKQAGLGTPRTKSMRLQMSNHSIKRPVGIVDDVLVKVGKFHLPADFVILDCAVDKEIPIILGRPFLDTGRALMD, from the coding sequence ATGAGGAATATGATCGAGCTTGTTGGTTCTCATACCGCATCCATTCAAAAATTGGAGATGCAAATGAGAGACCTCTCTAGGGAACAAAATCCTAAGCAAAAAGGGACACTTCGAAGTgacacaattgcgaaccccaagGGTAGTGGAAGTGGTCCACCTTCTCATGTCATGGCAATTAATACTCGGAGTGGAAAGGTACTACAAGGAGGGAGTGAACAAGTGGTTGAAGTTGAAGAGTCCGAACATGAAGTTGAGGTTGAAGAGCCAAGGGTTgttaaagttgaaaaggtttcgGAAGAGTGGAAACTGCAACAAGAAAACCGGGATGAggtaaaggaaaaggtaaaagagacaCCAAAAAATCTACCACCTATTCCTAGACCACCTCCTCCATTCCCTCAAAGACTTGCTAGGaaggttgatgatagcaaactcgaaAAGTTCTATGACATTCTTAAGAAATTATCGGTGAATATTCCATTTGTtgaagcatttcaagagatgccGGATTTTGCTAAATATTTAAAAGATTTGATCACAAAGAAGAGAACCACCAAAAATGAACTGGTGAATGTGACTCACCGGGTTAGTTCTATCATTGCAACATCTACCGTTCAAAAGAAAGAAGACTCAggagctttcaccattccttgtacTATTGGGGCACATGATTTTGCAAGTGCCCTTTGTGATAATGGGTCTAGCATCAACTTGATGCCTCTTGCCATTTACAAGCAAGCAGGGTTAGGTACGCCAAGGACTAAaagtatgagattgcaaatgtCCAATCATTCCATAAAGAGACCGGTGGGAATTGTTGATGATGTACTTGTTAAAGTGGGAAAGTTTCATTTACCCGCCGATTTCGTAATTCTTGATTGTGCGGTTgacaaagagatccctatcattttggggagaccaTTCCTAGACACAGGAAGAGCACTAATGGATTAG
- the LOC142175972 gene encoding uncharacterized protein LOC142175972 produces MWALKRLNLDWVEAANLRLTQLNEMEEFRFHAYESAAVYKERMMFVHDKKILKREFKSGDLVLFFNSRLKLFPGKLKSKWSGPFKVVNVSPFGVVELASEDGLGTFKVNGQRVKHYLGTDGEKHLVEQLALKDGPCPTNE; encoded by the coding sequence atgtgggctttaaagaggTTGAACTTGGACTGGGTTGAAGCTGCAAATTTGAGGTTaacacaactcaatgaaatggagGAATTTCGTTTCCATGCTTATGAAAGTGCAGCTGTGTATAAAGAAAGGATGATGTTCGTCCACGACAAGAAGATCTTGAAACGGGAGTTCAAGTCGGGTGACTTGGTTCTGTTCTTCAACTCAAGGCTAAAattgtttccgggaaagctcaaatcgAAATGGTCCGGTCCATTCAAGGTGGTCAATGTGTCTCCTTTTGGAGTTGTGGAACTAGCATCAGAGGATGGGCTCGGAACTTTCAAAGTAAATGGCCAGcgagtcaagcactacttgggcacaGATGGAGAAAAACATTTGGTGGAACAATTGGCTCTCAAAGATGGTCCATGCCCGACCAATGAGTGA